The genomic segment GGCGCTGAAGACGCTCCAGTCGTCGCTGCGCATGCAGGGCTTCGCGCTGGTGCAGGATCACGGCGTGCTGAAGGTCGTGCCCGAAGCCGACGCCAAGCTCCAGGGCGTGCCGACCTACGTCGGCAACGCGCCGGCCGCGCGCGGCGATCAGGTGATCACGCAGGTCTTTCAGTTGCATAACGAATCGGCGAACAATCTTCTGCCGGTGCTGCGCCCGCTGATCTCGCCGAACAACACGATCGCTGCCTATCCGGCGAACAACACGCTCGTCGTCACCGATTACGCGGACAACGTGCGCCGCATCGCGGGCATCATCGCGGGCGTGGATACTGCCGCGGGCCGCTCGGTCGACATCGTCACGCTGAAGAACGCCAACGCGATCGACGTGGCCGAGCAGATGAACAAGCTGCTCGATCCCGGCGCCATCGGCAGCACCGATGCGACGCTGAAGGTCACCGTCACGCCCGATGCGCGCACCAACTCGCTGATGTTCCGCGCATCCAGCAGCTCGCGCCTCGCCGCGGCGAAGCAACTGGCGCAGAAGCTCGACGCACCCACGACGCAGCCCGGCAACATGCACGTCGTGCCGCTGCGCAACGCCGACGCGACGCGCCTCGCCAAGACGCTGCGCGCCATGCTCGGCAAGGGCAACAACAGCTCGGACAACACCTCGGGTTCGAACTCGAATACGTTCGGCCAGAGCGGCGGCGGCCTCAGCAATTCGTCGACGTCCACCGGTCAGTCGGGCATGCCGCCGCTGCCTGGCGGTCTCGGCGGCAGTTCGGGCACCAGCAACAATCCGATGACGGGCGGCTCGGGCAATCGCGATTCGAGCTTTTCGTCGAACAAGGACAACGAGTCCGGCAACGACCAGGGCGGCGGCATGATCCAGGCCGATTCCGCGACCAACTCGCTGATCATCACCGCGGCCGATCCGGTCTACCGCAACCTGCGCTCCGTGATCGACCAGCTCGACGCGCGCCGCGCACAGGTCTACATCGAGGCGCTGATCGTGGAGCTTTCCGCGACGACCGGCGCGAACCTCGGCATCCAGTGGCAGGGGCTGTTGCTGTCGAACGGCGGCAATAACGCGGCGTACGGCAGCACGAGCTTCGGCAGCGGCAACACGAACATCGTCGATCTGACCTTGCAGGGCAACGCGATCGCGCAGAATCCGTCGGCGATCACCTCGACCAGCGGTCTGCTCGCGCAAGGCCTGAACATCGGTCTGCTGCACCGCTTCGGCAATCTGTTCGGGCTCGGCGGCCTGTTGCAGGCGCTGTCGACATCGGCGGATGCGAATATTCTCTCGACGCCTAACCTGATCACGCTCGACAACGAGGAAGCGAAGATCGTGGTCGGCCAGAACGTGCCGGTCGTGACAGGTTCCTACGCGACGCCGACCGCCAACGCCGCGACCTCGGTCACCGCGTTCAACACGTTCGACCGCCGCGATGTCGGCGTGACGCTGCACGTGAAGCCGCAGATCACCGACGGCGGCGTGCTCAAGATGCAGATCTATCAGGAAGATTCGAGCGTCGATCAAACCACGAAGACCGATCCGGGCGGCGTGACGATCAACACGCGTTCGGTGCAGTCGACCATCCTCGCGGACGACGGCGAAATCGTCGTGCTCGGCGGCTTGATGCAGGATCAGTACAACAACAACAACAGCAAGATTCCGCTGCTCGGCGACATCCCCTTCATCGGCAGCCTGTTCAGAAGCGAGAGCAAGACGCGCACGAAGACCAACCTGATGGTGTTCCTGCGCCCGGTGATCGTGCGCGATCAGGCCACGTCCACGCAGATCGCCAATACGCGCTACGACTACCTGCGTCAGCAGCAATATGGCTCGACGACGGACAACCGTCTCATCAAGGATCAGAATGTACCGGTGATGCCGCCGAAGCCGCTCGGTCCGAGCGAGGGCGGCGGCGCGCCCGCGCAGAATCTGCTGGACTGGAGCAACACGACGCGCGGCCCCGGCCCGAGCACGACGCTGCCGCAGAATCCGGACGCAGGCCAGGCGCCGCCGAACGGCGCGCCCTATCCGCCGCCCGCGAACGGCGCGCCCTATCCGCCGCCCGCGAACGGCGCGATCTATCCGGCGCCCGCGAACGGCGCGACCTATCCGGCGCCCGCGAACGGCGCGACGAACACCATGCCGTCCAACGGCGCGACCAACGCGCTGCCGGGCAACGCGGCGACGAACAGCCAACAAGGAGTGCGGCCGTGACCACGGTCAACGATGCAGCCGAGAGCGCGAACAGCGCGGCGTCGCCGCTGGCGGCCCGGCTCGTGCCCTACGGCTTCGCGCGCACTGGGCAGATCCTGCTCGCGCATCAGCACGCGGACGGCATCGAAGTGTGGATCAGCGAGCGCACCACCGACGCGGCGCTTGCCGAAGTCGCGCGCAATTTCGGCGCGCTGTCGATCGTGCGCAAGCCCGCCGACGAACTCGCCGCTGCGATCAACTCGGCGTACGCGCGCAACGACGGCAGCGCGGCGCAAGTGGTCGGCGAAGTGGAAGGTGAAGTCGATCTGTCGCGCCTGATGCAGGACATCCCGGAAGTCGAGGACCTGCTCGAATCCGAGGACGACGCGCCGATCATCCGCATGATCAATGCGCTGCTCACGCAGGCGGCGCGCGAACAGGCGTCGGATATTCATATCGAGCCGTTCGAGAACGCGTCGGTCGTGCGCTTTCGCGTCGATGGCACGCTGCGCGATGTCGTGCGCCCGAAGAAGGCGCTGCACGGCGCGCTGATCTCGCGTATCAAGATCATGGCGCAGCTCGATATCGCCGAAAAGCGTTTGCCGCAGGACGGCCGCATCACGCTGCGCGTGGGCGGACGTCCGGTCGACGTGCGTGTGTCCACGCTGCCGACGGGCCACGGCGAGCGCGCGGTGCTGCGTCTGCTGGAAAAGGATGCGCAGCGCCTGAATCTCGAAAGGCTCGGCATGGCGCGCGACACGCTCGTCAACTTCGACAAGCTGATCGGCCGCCCGCACGGCATCGTGCTCGTGACCGGGCCGACCGGTTCCGGCAAGACGACCACGCTGTACGCGGCGATGTCGCGGCTGGAGACCACCACCACCAACATCATGACGGTGGAAGATCCGATCGAATACGATCTGTCGGGCATCGGCCAGACGCAGGTGAACGAGCGCATCGGCATGACCTTCGCGCGCGCGCTGCGTTCGATTCTTCGTCAGGATCCGGACATCATCATGATCGGTGAAATCCGCGATCTCGAAACCGCGCAGATCGCGGTGCAGGCTTCGCTCACGGGCCACCTGGTGCTCGCGACGCTGCACACGAACGATGCCGCGTCCGCCGTCACGCGTCTCACCGACATGGGCGTCGAACCGTATCTGCTGGCGTCGTCGCTGCTCGGCGTGCTGGCGCAGCGGCTCGTGCGGCAACTGTGCCCGGTGTGCAAGGAAGAGCGCACCGAAGACGACGGCACCAAGCGTTACCATCCGGTCGGCTGCGAGCGATGCGGCCAGTCGGGCTATGTCGGCCGTCGCGGCGTCTATGAACTGCTGCTGATCGACGACATCATTCGCCCGCTGATTCACCGCAACGCGGCGGACGCGGAGATTCTCGACGCGGGCCGCAAGCAGGGCATGCGTACGCTGCGCGACGACGGCGACCGCTGGCTCGCCGCGGGCGTGACGTCGCTGGAAGAAGTGCTGCGCGTGACGGGCGGGGAATAACGTATGCCGGCTTTTCGTTTCGAAGCGATCGATCACGCGGGCAAGACGCAAAAAGGCGTACTCGATGCCGACAGCGCGCGCGCCGCGCGCAGCCAGTTGCGCACGCAGGGGCTGACGCCGCTCATCGTCGAGGCGGCGGGCTCGCGCACGCGCGGCGAGCGTCAGCAACGGCTGTCGCTCGGGCGGCGTCTGTCGCAGCGCGAGCAGGCGATTCTCACGCGCCAGCTCGCGAGTCTCCTGATCGCGGGCCTGCCGCTCGGCGAAACGCTCGCGGTGCTGACCGAGCAGTCGGAGCGCGATTACATCCGCGAACTGATGGCCGCGATCCGCGCCGAAGTGCTCGGCGGCCATTCGTTCGCCAACGCGCTCGCGCAGCATCCGAAGGACTTTCCGGAAATCTATCGCGCGCTCGTCGCGGCGGGCGAGCACACCGGCAAGCTCGGACTCGTGCTGTCGCGGCTCGCCGACTACATCGAGCAGCGCAACGCGCTCAAGCAGAAGATCATTCTGGCGTTCACCTATCCGGGCATCGTCACGCTCATCGCGTTCGGCATTGTCACGTTCCTGTTGAGCTATGTCGTGCCGCAGGTCGTGAACGTGTTCGCGAGCACGAAGCAGCAGCTGCCTTTCCTCACCGTCATGATGATGGCGCTCTCCGCCTTCGTGCGGAGTTACTGGTGGACGATGCTGATCGGCGTCGTGATCTTCGCGTGGCTCGTGAAACGCATTCTCTCGCGGCCCGGGCCGCGCATGTCGTTCGACCGCTGGCTGCTCGGCGCGCCGCTCATCGGCAAGTTGGTGCGCGGCTATAACACGGTGCGCTTCGCCAGCACGCTCGCGATCCTCACCGCCGCCGGCGTGCCGATCCTGCGCGCGCTGCAGGCGGCCGGCGAAACGCTCAGCAACACGGCGATGCGCGAGAACGTCGACGACGCCATCATCCGGGTGCGTGAGGGCTCGTCGCTGTCGCGCGCGCTCGGCAACACAAAGACGTTTCCGCCCGTGCTGGTCCATCTGATCCGCTCGGGCGAAGCGACCGGCGATGTCACCACGATGCTCGACCGCGCCTCCGAAGGCGAAGCGCGCGAGCTCGAACGCCGCACGATGTTCCTGACGAGCCTGCTCGAACCGTTGCTGATTCTCGCGATGGGCGGCGTCGTACTGGTGATCGTGCTCGCGGTGATGTTGCCGATCATCGAACTGAATAATCTGGTGCAGTGATGAACGCCCTTCAAACTCGTTTGCTCACGCTCGCCGCGCTCGCGCTCTTTTGCGTGACGTTGACGTACTGGGTCGTCACGCTGACCTCGCGGCAGACCGCGCCGCTGCCCGCCGCGGCGGCGACGCGCGCGCCGTCGGTCGAGCAGGCCGCGACCATCTTCGGCGGGCGGCTGGAGCGTCAGGCCAACTCGGACGTGCATCTGTTCGGCATTCTCGCGTTGCAGGGGGGAGCTGCGGCCATCGTGAGCTACGGCGGCGAGGCGGCGAAGGCCGTGTCGCTGGGCGGGCCGCTCACACAGGGCGTGAAGCTCTCGGAAGTGCGCGCGCGCTCGATCATCATCGATCGCAACGGCGTGAAGTCGGAGATCTTCCTGCCGCAGAATCCGCCCGGCCCGACGATCTGGGTGCGCTGAGCGCGACGCGATGCCTCGCGTGAATCCGAATCACGCGACGAAAGCGGATCGATAGAATGTGCGGCGGCTTCGGCAGGACCGGAAGCCGCGCGATTTTTTCAATCATCACCGGGCATGAGGCCCGGAAACGATATTTTCAATTCAAGAGGTAGCAGTCATGCAAATGTGGACACAACGCCGCATGCGAATTCAACAGGCTCAGGCGCAAGGGCGTCGCCAGCGCGGTTTCACGCTGATCGAAATCATGGTCGTGATCGCGATTCTCGGCATTCTCGCCGCGCTGATCGTGCCGAAGATCATGAGCCGCCCGGACGAGGCGCGCCGCGTCGCTGCCAAGCAGGACATCGGCACCATCATGCAGGCGATGAAGCTCTATCGCCTCGATAACGGCCGTTATCCCACTCAGGAGCAAGGCTTGCGCGCGCTGATCGAAAAGCCGTCGACCGAGCCGGTGCCGAACAACTGGAAGGACGGCGGCTATCTGGAGCGCCTGCCGAACGATCCGTGGGGCGGCCAGTATCAGTATCTGAATCCGGGCGTGCACGGCGAAGTCGACGTGTTCAGCTACGGCGCGGACAACAAGGCGGGCGGCGAAGGCAATGACGCCGACGTCGGGTCGTGGCAATAAGCCGTCGGCGCAAGACATCGTGAACGGGCATTCGCCGGCGCGTCGTCAGGCCGGCTTCACGCTGCTCGAAATGCTCGTCGTGCTGGTGATCGCGGGGCTGCTGGTGTCGCTCGCGTCGCTGCAACTGACGCGCAACCCGCGCACCGATCTCAACGAGGAAGCGCAGCGTCTCGCGCTGCTGTTCGAATCGGCGGGCGACGAAGCGCAGGTGCGCGCGCGGCCGATCGCGTGGCAGCCGCTCGACGGCGGCTTTCGCTTCGACATCCGCACGGAAGACGGCTGGCGCCCGCTGCGCGACGATCTGCTGCGCCCGCGCCGCTGGGAAGGCGGCGTGACCGGCGTGACGATCAATTTCCTCGATTCGGACAAGTCGGTGAACCGGCTCGTGTTCGGCACCGAAGCCATCGACGCGCCGATGGAAATCACGCTGATTTCGCCGGCGGGCCGCGTGACGATCGTCGGCAGCGGCAGCGGCCGTTTTCAGGTGCGATGATGCGTAAGGCTCGTCGACATCAGCGCGGTTTCACGATGATCGAAGTGCTCGTCGCGCTGGCGATCATCGCGGTGGCGCTGGCCGCGTCGGTGCGCGCGGTCGGCTCGCTCGCGACGGGCGAGGCGGACCTGCACCGGCGGCTGCTCGCGGGCTGGAGCGCGGACAACGAACTCGCGCAGCTAAGGCTTTCGCATCAGTTTCCGGCGATCGGCTCGCGCAGCTTCGACTGCTCGCAGGGCAATCTGAAACTCACCTGCACGCAGCGCGTGAGCCAGACGCCCAATCCGATTTTCCGGCGCGTCGAGATGTTCGTCGCGACGCCGGGCCGCTCCGGTTATCTGGCGCAACTGGTCACGGTGGTGGCGAATGAAACGAACCGCTCACTCTGAGCGCGGCTTCACGCTGCTCGAAATGCTGATCGCGATCGCGATTCTCGCGGTGCTCGCGGTGTTGTCGTGGCGCGGGCTCGATTCCGTGATCCGCGGCCGCGCGACCATCGAGAACGCGATGCAGGACGAACGCATCGTCGCGCAATTGTTCGACCAGATGCGCATCGACGCGCGTCAGGCCGCCACCGACGACGAAGCGGGCCAGCCCGCCGTGCAGATCGGCAACGGCTCGTTGCAGATCGTGCGTGGCGTGTTCGCGCCGGGCACGGCGCCGCGCCTGCAGGTGGTGCGCTACCGGCTCTCGAACAGCCGGATCGTGCGCTATGCGTCGCCGCCGCTCGAGAACGTCGGCGAAGTGCGGCGCGCGTTGTCGTCGGCCGATACGGCGGACGGCTGGAGTTCGATTCCCTTGATGGGCGGCGTGGCCTCGCTCGCGACGCGCGTCTACATCCCGGAAAAAGGCTGGACGACGAGAATGACCGACGTGTTCTCGCAGATCAACCAGAACGACAACAACCTGAAAGTGCCGCAACTGGGCAACGCGCCGCTGGCGCGCGCGGTGTCGGGTGTTCAGGTCGCGGTCGGCGCGCGCACGCTGGCGACGCCGCTCACGCGCGTGTTTCTGGTCGGAGAATGAGCATGCGCGCGATGAACCGGAAAAAGCAGCGCGGCGTTGCGATCATCAGCGCGCTCTTGGTCGTATCGCTGGCGGCGATTCTCGTGTCGGGCATGCTGTGGCGCCAGCAGGTGCAGATTCGTCGCATCGAGAATCAGCGGCTGCTCGCACAGGCGCAATGGATTTCACGCAGCGCGCTCGACTGGACGCGTCTCATCCTGCGCTCGGAAGCCGATACCTCGCCGACGGTCACGTACCTCGGCGGCGTGTGGGGCGTGCCGATCGCGAAAACGAAGCTGTCGGACTTTCTCGGGCAGATCGGCGAAGTGCGCGCGCAACAGGGCGCGTCCACGTATCTGTCCGGCTCGATCGAGGACGCGCAGGCGAAGTTCAATCTGCGCAACCTCGTTTCGACGCCGACGCCCGGCGTGCTGACGATCAACGTCGCGCAGATTCAGGCGTTCCAGCGGCTGCTCGCGATGCTCGGCATCAACGGCTCGCTCGCGAAAACCGTGGCGCTGCAGATGCGCGCGGGCCTTGCGCGCTCCGCGACGCGTTTCCAGACGCAGACCGGCAACAGCGCGACTTCGGCCACCGGCACGAGCACGGAAGCGACGATCGCGGCGCTCGCGCAAGGCGGCACGGGCGGCGGCAACTTCACCGACGATCCCGGCCTGAAGGACGCCGACAACAACGCGCCCGTCGCGCCCTTGCAGATGATCAGCGTCGATTCGCTGCTCGACGTGCCGGGCTTTTCGGCGGAAGCGGTCGCGAAGCTCAGGCCGTTCGTCACCGTGCTGCCGACGACGGCCGCCGTAAATATGAACACCGCGCCCGCCGAAGTGATCGCGGCCGTGGTGCCCGGCATGAATCTGTCGCAGGCGCAGGCGTTCGTCGCGCGCCGCGAGACGGTGTTTTTTCACGATATCGGCAACGTGCAGCTCGCGCTGACCGGCGCGGGCGTCAAGACCGTGTCGACCGATCCGAGCGAAATGGACGTCACCACGAAGTATTTCGTGATCCACGGGCGCGTCGAGCACGAACGCGCGCAACTAGAACGCACGACGCTCGTGTATCGCGATCCGACGACGCATACGACGCGCATCGTCTACACACGCGACTCGCTGTGAAGACGCGCCGTTGTCATTGATGAGAGGAAGTGGCCTTTGAGCACACTGATCGTTCTATTACCGCCGCGCGATCCCGCGGTGCGCTCGGAAGAGTGGCATCTGCCGGATCTGCCGTTTCTGCTGCTCGACAAGCGCGGCGAGCCGCAACGCATCGGCCGCGCGGCGCTCGGGCTGCTGCCGCGCGCGAGCGCGACGGTGCTGATCGTCGCCGCGCGCGACACGCTGTTGCTCGCCGCCGCCGTGCCGCCGCTCAAGGGGCCGCGCTTGCGGCAGGCGCTGCCGAACGTCGTCGAGGATCAGCTGATCCAGGACCCGCAGACGTGCCACGTCGCCGTCGATCCGGTCGAGCTCGCCGATGGCAAGCGCGTGGTCGCCGTGATCGATCGCGGCTGGTTCCGTTTCGTGGTGGGCGCGTTTTCGGGCGCGGGGCATCGCAACGTGAAGGCGGTGCCCGCGATGCGCTGCCTGCCGGCTCCGGTTCCGGCAGCGAGCGTCGAAGGCGAGGAAACGGCAGTGCTGCCGACGCCGTTCGTCGCGGGCCTGCTCGGTCATGTCGTATCGACCGCGCCGGCGCTGATCGGCGAGCTGGCCGCGCCGTCGCCTGCTTCGCTCGCCGCGCCGCGCATCGAGATCGCGATTGCGCGCGGCGAACGCGCGGCGCTCGGCGAAGGTCTCGCGCTGCCCGCCGAATCGATCGAGGCGACGCTTGCCGCGCTCGCGGGCGATCATCCGGTGACGCTCTATTCGCTAGCCGATCTGCCCGGCGACGAGCCGCGCCTGTCCGGGTCGCGCAATGCCGCCGCGGCCGTCGCGGGCGCGCTGCCGGTCGCGTTCGAAGCGCTCGCGCGCAATGCGCTCGCGTGCCGCTTCGATCTGTGCCAGTTCGAATTCGCCGCGCAGCCGTGGCGACTCGACCGCGCGACGATGCGGCGCCTGCGCGTGCCGATTGCGCTCGTGGCGGCGTCGATCGTGGTGTCGATCATCGGTATCAACGTGCAATGGCTGCAGCTTGCGCGTCAGCGCGACGCGATCA from the Caballeronia sp. NK8 genome contains:
- the gspD gene encoding type II secretion system secretin GspD; its protein translation is MALRRTATALLAAGLIVAQAAQAQVTLNFVNADIDQVAKAIGAATGKTIIVDPRVKGQLNLVSENSVPEDQALKTLQSSLRMQGFALVQDHGVLKVVPEADAKLQGVPTYVGNAPAARGDQVITQVFQLHNESANNLLPVLRPLISPNNTIAAYPANNTLVVTDYADNVRRIAGIIAGVDTAAGRSVDIVTLKNANAIDVAEQMNKLLDPGAIGSTDATLKVTVTPDARTNSLMFRASSSSRLAAAKQLAQKLDAPTTQPGNMHVVPLRNADATRLAKTLRAMLGKGNNSSDNTSGSNSNTFGQSGGGLSNSSTSTGQSGMPPLPGGLGGSSGTSNNPMTGGSGNRDSSFSSNKDNESGNDQGGGMIQADSATNSLIITAADPVYRNLRSVIDQLDARRAQVYIEALIVELSATTGANLGIQWQGLLLSNGGNNAAYGSTSFGSGNTNIVDLTLQGNAIAQNPSAITSTSGLLAQGLNIGLLHRFGNLFGLGGLLQALSTSADANILSTPNLITLDNEEAKIVVGQNVPVVTGSYATPTANAATSVTAFNTFDRRDVGVTLHVKPQITDGGVLKMQIYQEDSSVDQTTKTDPGGVTINTRSVQSTILADDGEIVVLGGLMQDQYNNNNSKIPLLGDIPFIGSLFRSESKTRTKTNLMVFLRPVIVRDQATSTQIANTRYDYLRQQQYGSTTDNRLIKDQNVPVMPPKPLGPSEGGGAPAQNLLDWSNTTRGPGPSTTLPQNPDAGQAPPNGAPYPPPANGAPYPPPANGAIYPAPANGATYPAPANGATNTMPSNGATNALPGNAATNSQQGVRP
- the gspE gene encoding type II secretion system ATPase GspE, with translation MTTVNDAAESANSAASPLAARLVPYGFARTGQILLAHQHADGIEVWISERTTDAALAEVARNFGALSIVRKPADELAAAINSAYARNDGSAAQVVGEVEGEVDLSRLMQDIPEVEDLLESEDDAPIIRMINALLTQAAREQASDIHIEPFENASVVRFRVDGTLRDVVRPKKALHGALISRIKIMAQLDIAEKRLPQDGRITLRVGGRPVDVRVSTLPTGHGERAVLRLLEKDAQRLNLERLGMARDTLVNFDKLIGRPHGIVLVTGPTGSGKTTTLYAAMSRLETTTTNIMTVEDPIEYDLSGIGQTQVNERIGMTFARALRSILRQDPDIIMIGEIRDLETAQIAVQASLTGHLVLATLHTNDAASAVTRLTDMGVEPYLLASSLLGVLAQRLVRQLCPVCKEERTEDDGTKRYHPVGCERCGQSGYVGRRGVYELLLIDDIIRPLIHRNAADAEILDAGRKQGMRTLRDDGDRWLAAGVTSLEEVLRVTGGE
- the gspF gene encoding type II secretion system inner membrane protein GspF, which translates into the protein MPAFRFEAIDHAGKTQKGVLDADSARAARSQLRTQGLTPLIVEAAGSRTRGERQQRLSLGRRLSQREQAILTRQLASLLIAGLPLGETLAVLTEQSERDYIRELMAAIRAEVLGGHSFANALAQHPKDFPEIYRALVAAGEHTGKLGLVLSRLADYIEQRNALKQKIILAFTYPGIVTLIAFGIVTFLLSYVVPQVVNVFASTKQQLPFLTVMMMALSAFVRSYWWTMLIGVVIFAWLVKRILSRPGPRMSFDRWLLGAPLIGKLVRGYNTVRFASTLAILTAAGVPILRALQAAGETLSNTAMRENVDDAIIRVREGSSLSRALGNTKTFPPVLVHLIRSGEATGDVTTMLDRASEGEARELERRTMFLTSLLEPLLILAMGGVVLVIVLAVMLPIIELNNLVQ
- the gspG gene encoding type II secretion system major pseudopilin GspG, producing MRIQQAQAQGRRQRGFTLIEIMVVIAILGILAALIVPKIMSRPDEARRVAAKQDIGTIMQAMKLYRLDNGRYPTQEQGLRALIEKPSTEPVPNNWKDGGYLERLPNDPWGGQYQYLNPGVHGEVDVFSYGADNKAGGEGNDADVGSWQ
- a CDS encoding GspH/FimT family pseudopilin, whose protein sequence is MTPTSGRGNKPSAQDIVNGHSPARRQAGFTLLEMLVVLVIAGLLVSLASLQLTRNPRTDLNEEAQRLALLFESAGDEAQVRARPIAWQPLDGGFRFDIRTEDGWRPLRDDLLRPRRWEGGVTGVTINFLDSDKSVNRLVFGTEAIDAPMEITLISPAGRVTIVGSGSGRFQVR
- the gspI gene encoding type II secretion system minor pseudopilin GspI; this encodes MRKARRHQRGFTMIEVLVALAIIAVALAASVRAVGSLATGEADLHRRLLAGWSADNELAQLRLSHQFPAIGSRSFDCSQGNLKLTCTQRVSQTPNPIFRRVEMFVATPGRSGYLAQLVTVVANETNRSL
- a CDS encoding type II secretion system protein J, giving the protein MKRTAHSERGFTLLEMLIAIAILAVLAVLSWRGLDSVIRGRATIENAMQDERIVAQLFDQMRIDARQAATDDEAGQPAVQIGNGSLQIVRGVFAPGTAPRLQVVRYRLSNSRIVRYASPPLENVGEVRRALSSADTADGWSSIPLMGGVASLATRVYIPEKGWTTRMTDVFSQINQNDNNLKVPQLGNAPLARAVSGVQVAVGARTLATPLTRVFLVGE
- the gspK gene encoding type II secretion system minor pseudopilin GspK, with the translated sequence MSMRAMNRKKQRGVAIISALLVVSLAAILVSGMLWRQQVQIRRIENQRLLAQAQWISRSALDWTRLILRSEADTSPTVTYLGGVWGVPIAKTKLSDFLGQIGEVRAQQGASTYLSGSIEDAQAKFNLRNLVSTPTPGVLTINVAQIQAFQRLLAMLGINGSLAKTVALQMRAGLARSATRFQTQTGNSATSATGTSTEATIAALAQGGTGGGNFTDDPGLKDADNNAPVAPLQMISVDSLLDVPGFSAEAVAKLRPFVTVLPTTAAVNMNTAPAEVIAAVVPGMNLSQAQAFVARRETVFFHDIGNVQLALTGAGVKTVSTDPSEMDVTTKYFVIHGRVEHERAQLERTTLVYRDPTTHTTRIVYTRDSL
- the gspL gene encoding type II secretion system protein GspL, whose product is MSTLIVLLPPRDPAVRSEEWHLPDLPFLLLDKRGEPQRIGRAALGLLPRASATVLIVAARDTLLLAAAVPPLKGPRLRQALPNVVEDQLIQDPQTCHVAVDPVELADGKRVVAVIDRGWFRFVVGAFSGAGHRNVKAVPAMRCLPAPVPAASVEGEETAVLPTPFVAGLLGHVVSTAPALIGELAAPSPASLAAPRIEIAIARGERAALGEGLALPAESIEATLAALAGDHPVTLYSLADLPGDEPRLSGSRNAAAAVAGALPVAFEALARNALACRFDLCQFEFAAQPWRLDRATMRRLRVPIALVAASIVVSIIGINVQWLQLARQRDAISAQETELLLNAFPKTTVVLDAPDQMARNLDRLRVASGELSPSDFLSLADGLARSLAPVPVNGVAGLDYRDRHLEVTFKPETKVDPDLSKRLAANGLNGSIDSNTGKWTIRSAQ